One window of Athalia rosae chromosome 4, iyAthRosa1.1, whole genome shotgun sequence genomic DNA carries:
- the LOC105684388 gene encoding ATP-binding cassette sub-family A member 7-like produces MKNEWRVLLLLLQKDYKVRKRHWLATIIEFAAPALIISLFVGLRTLVDLLGTEPIEINTTYPLIAKEFSPDNDGINIMYTPQNEFTNQLMKNATYCFQRSTEDLRGFDDKSALLEYFRNATENYIWGLAVNFDSAIAGSVPNDLVYTLRSSYQISNNLLESNDGTPGNRASRLTNQIPLTTFQMCLDDAFIKKVVPNSTFQDTVTRYIQNMPYPPYQTVDVAELSFRNLVAGFAGCIFIVTLFMMPSYIAAERDTGVNALLKMNAVRAYQNFLSWVISGILFGAVIVALVTIALKVPFSKAQPAFWQYSNGVIIWISILLNFIHCYTFCMHLASYFSKAWAAQGVSVIIVFVLPQILALVQNNNGVKIVPYLGVLFPIAATLRLFSEFNDFETLGTGAQWKNLFTTQHPILGLGGTIGFIMILSVIGIFLHFLAAMYLDAVLPGKYGARRPPLFFLECFCMNKVSNSSVGAMSDGQAKILEPVPEGVLIPGIQVRNLEKTFTTGCFNQVVVEAVRGMSFDFYKGQITALLGHNGAGKTTTISILTGLTSPSSGTVIVDGKNLKTELQSIRNDLGMCPQENLVFPELTVAEQLRLFGLLKKNDRSNPEILEEVDDLLVKLKISDKRNALPRNLSGGQKRRLCLGMALIGNASTLFLDEPTSGMDPETSRVTWDIILNYRTRKTIIITTHSMEEADVLGDRIAIMNSGRMKCYGTSMFLKKYYGKDQQQVTLSVEPWCEQSKIQEVVGDQGNVDATVQGRVLITLPMSDSLPQILDTLEGRKAELGITGVSVSTITLEQVFLKAAEEEDEQDQNDNITEESVEVTNTNNKYKKTTGLEYMKQAIHGLLSKKLSHMKHSWGITTGILIAPMIGLILMPAFNIDLSTSSLTRPLDLSLYPNSEALIYSEYNSMGNTYKRIVEGQGGKGTPVKTDVSVTEALLQRAVEDIDYYREQIIVAAEFNSTPDSLIANGLYGGAATLSAPLTVNLMSNALLKTFAGDGYSISTRIGSLPQRTESTFYVDESSIRVETVASVMLYLSIFFVVAGLFVVHPLLENSTSVKRLQQMTGLSPVLYWGVMFVFDYGVFVLSTIGMILGLIISDRIFGEDKYGIVEIGVVVLLLLLFGMNAILSAYVVSFINKPLYVGLLILCLLNIILAQVQVVVAMVMSFLGDDDWAKFLIERRVFSIIPHISFTFGFSKFVEVASNNARCRGLPNTFHLTSCVIKDVCCELQCWDGKCEKQFAYFRNFNDDDGIEEYVLYLALMPIVLVAFLCILHLRLFPKLLFLCRSRIYKPEPMSHGLSIDSEVANEKSVIRKAINQQVKNSKHVDENVFLAYELSKRYPKWPAVREVNFRVKKNECFGLLGVNGAGKSTTFRMLVGEEIADTGILIRGKHDIKRERTKYLAGIGYCPQINALITSFNAYEHLSLFARLRGVPADRVAAEVQMWIDKLGLNKFANKPSGSYSGGNKRRLNIAMALIGNPELVLLDEPTAGVDPAARRSLWGVLQSCQASGQAFILTSHSMEECEALCNRLLIMVRGEVVCVGASQQLKGLFGAGFDITILISPERSEEDSAAIKSKIEAAFACELRDEHAGYLFYHVTDPQVTWTKMFGTMNSLKAQHSCVQDFSVSSSTLEQLFIQLARYAPAVMTYSAPAAPAGSNLVSHV; encoded by the exons ACCTGCGAGGATTCGATGATAAATCGGCATTATTAGAATATTTCCGAAACGCaactgaaaattatatttgggGATTGGCGGTAAATTTTGACAGCGCCATCGCAGGATCCGTACCAAATGATTTAGTATATACACTGCGATCCTCCTAccaaatttcaaacaatttgtTGGAAAGTAATGATGGGACACCCGGGAACCGAGCTTCTCGTCTTACCAATCAGATTCCACTCACCACTTTTCAAATGTGTTTGGATGATGCCTTTATTAAGAAGGTTGTTCCAAATTCCACTTTTCAGGATACAGTGACG AGGTACATACAAAATATGCCATATCCCCCATACCAGACCGTGGACGTAGCTGAGCTGAGTTTTCGAAATCTCGTTGCTGGATTTGCGGGATGTATATTCATCGTAACGTTATTCATGATGCCGTCGTATATTGCAGCCGAAAGAGACACAGGTGTTAAT GCCCTACTTAAAATGAATGCGGTGAGAgcttatcaaaattttttgagctGGGTAATCAGTGGCATACTTTTCGGAGCGGTGATCGTTGCTTTGGTAACGATAGCTCTAAAAGTACCATTTTCGAAGGCACAGCCGGCATTTTGGCAGTACTCTAATGGCGTCATAATTTGGATTTCCatattattgaatttcattcactGTTACACTTTTTGCATGCATCTTGCATCATACTTTTCCAAAG CTTGGGCTGCGCAGGGAGTATCGGTGATCATCGTTTTCGTATTACCGCAAATACTGGCGTTGGTACAAAACAACAATGGTGTTAAAATAGTGCCATACCTTGGAGTCTTGTTTCCCATCGCAGCTACTTTGAGATTATTTTCGGAATTCAACGACTTTGAAACTCTGG GGACTGGAGCACagtggaaaaatttgttcaccACTCAACATCCCATCCTAGGACTCGGTGGAACAATCGGCTTCATTATGATATTGAGCGTAATAGGTATATTCTTACACTTTCTCGCTGCAATGTATCTGGATGCTGTTTTACCTGGTAAATATGGAGCTCGGCGACCGCCGTTGTTCTTTCTCGAG TGTTTCTGCATGAACAAAGTAAGTAACTCCAGTGTTGGAGCGATGTCGGATGGACAAGCTAAAATTTTGGAGCCGGTACCGGAAGGAGTGTTGATTCCAGGAATACAAGTACGGAATTTGGAGAAAACTTTCACTACGGGATGCTTTAATCAAGTT GTGGTCGAAGCAGTTCGGGGGATGAGCTTTGATTTCTATAAAGGCCAAATCACTGCGCTACTTGGGCATAACGGCGCTGGAAAAACTACGACGATATCGATTTTGACCG GGTTGACGTCACCTTCATCTGGAACGGTGATCGTCGATGGTAAAAACCTGAAAACTGAATTACAGTCAATTAGAAATGACCTAGGCATGTGTCCTCAAGAGAATCTGGTGTTTCCCGAACTAACAGTGGCGGAGCAACTGCGATTATTTGGTTTG ttgaaaaaaaacgacagatCAAATCCGGAAATTCTAGAAGAGGTTGATGACTTGTTagtcaaattgaaaataagcgATAAGCGAAACGCTCTACCTCGGAATCTCTCTGGGGGTCAAAAAAGAAGGCTTTGTTTAGGAATGGCGCTTATCGGTAATGCTTCA ACCCTGTTCTTAGACGAACCCACGTCAGGCATGGACCCAGAGACGAGCAGAGTTACTTGGGATATAATACTA AACTATCGAACgcgaaaaacaattattatcacgACTCACAGTATGGAGGAGGCGGATGTTTTGGGTGATCGGATTGCCATCATGAATTCGGGTCGTATGAAATGTTACGGAACGTCCATGTTTTTGAAGAAATATTACG GTAAGGACCAGCAGCAAGTTACACTTTCGGTGGAGCCATGGTGCGAACAATCCAAGATTCAAGAGGTGGTCGGGGACCAAGGAAATGTGGACGCGACTGTTCAAGGAAGGGTACTCATTACTCTCCCCATGTCGGATTCATTGCCACAGATTCTGGATACGTTAGAAGGCCGCAAGGCGGAACTCGGAATCACCGGAGTGAGCGTCTCGACGATTACGTTGGAACAAGTTTTTTTGAA GGCTGCTGAGGAAGAAGATGAACAAGATCAGAATGACAACATCACAGAAGAATCGGTTGAAGTGACAAATACTAACAACAAATACAAGAAGACGACCGGTTTGGAGTATATGAAGCAGGCAATCCACGGACTCCtttccaaaaaattatcgcacatGAAACACAGTTGGGGTATAACTACGGGCATT CTCATTGCGCCTATGATAGGGTTGATATTGATGCCGGCTTTTAACATCGATCTGTCGACCTCAAGCTTGACCCGGCCTCTCGATCTGTCGCTTTATCCGAATTCCGAAGCGTTGATTTACTCCGAATACAACTCGATGGGGAACACATACAAGCGTATCGTCGAAGGTCAAGGAGGCAAGGGCACTCCAGTGAAAACGGATGTCTCCGTGACGGAAG CGTTGTTGCAGAGGGCTGTCGAGGACATCGATTACTACAGAGAACAGATAATCGTCGCCGCCGAGTTCAATTCCACCCCCGATTCTCTGATCGCCAACGGTCTTTACGGCGGTGCCGCGACGTTGAGCGCTCCGCTCACCGTGAACTTGATGTCCAACGCGTTACTGAAGACCTTCGCGGGCGATGGCTACTCCATTTCGACGCGTATCGGAAGTTTGCCGCAACGGACCGAGTCCACCTTTTACGTCGACGAATCCTCCATCCGGGTCGAAACCGTAGCCTCGGTGATGTTGTACCTGAgcatcttcttcgtcgtcgctgGTTTGTTCGTCGTTCACCCGCTGTTGGAAAATTCCACGTCGGTGAAACGACTTCAACAGATGACCGGCCTCTCACCCGTCTTGTACTGGGGAGTCATGTTCGTTTTCGACTACGGAGTCTTCGTTCTGTCCACGATAGGAATGATCCTCGGTCTCATAATCAGCGATCGCATCTTCGGTGAAGACAAATATGGCATCGTTGAAATCG GAGTTGTGGTGCTTTTGCTGCTGCTTTTCGGGATGAATGCTATACTATCGGCTTACGTTGTTAGTTTCATAAATAAACCGTTGTACGTTGGGCTTTTGATTCTTTGTCTGCTGAATATCATACTGG CTCAAGTCCAGGTCGTTGTCGCTATGGTAATGTCGTTCCTCGGTGATGATGACTGGGCTAAGTTTTTGATCGAACGTAGAGTATTTTCAATCATACCTCACATCAGCTTTACTTTCGGATTCTCGAAATTCGTCGAAGTTGCTTCTAATAATGCGAGATGCCGAGGACTGCCAAACACATTTCATTTAACATCTTGCGTTATAAAAGACGTCTGCTGTG AATTGCAGTGTTGGGACGggaaatgcgaaaaacaaTTCGCATACTTCCGAAATTTCAATGACGACGACGGAATAGAAGAATACGTTTTATATTTAGCTTTGATGCCAATCGTTCTAGTGGCATTCTTGTGTATACTGCATCTGCGATTATTCCCGAAGCTGCTATTCTTATGTCGATCACGCATATACAAGCCAGAGCCCATGAGCCACGGTCTATCAATAGACAGCGAAGTTGCTAATGAAAAAAGTGTTATACGCAAAGCAATTAATCAAC aagtgaaaaattcgaagcatGTGGATGAGAATGTCTTCCTCGCTTACGAATTGAGCAAACGTTATCCGAAGTGGCCTGCGGTTAGAGAAGTGAACttcagagtaaaaaaaaacgaatgcttCGGTTTGTTGGGCGTTAACGGCGCCGGCAAAAGTACCACTTTCCGAATGCTGGTGGGCGAAGAAATTGCCGACACCGGAATCTTGATTCGCGGCAAGCACGATATCAAACGAGAGCGCACCAAG TATTTGGCGGGAATCGGTTACTGTCCTCAAATCAATGCCTTAATTACATCGTTCAACGCATACGAACATTTGTCTCTGTTCGCTCGCCTGAGGGGAGTTCCAGCAGATCGAGTGGCGGCGGAAGTTCAGATGTGGATCGACAAGCTCG GACTTAATAAATTTGCGAATAAACCAAGCGGGAGCTACAGTGGAGGGAATAAACGTCGCCTCAACATCGCAATGGCCCTCATCGGAAACCCGGAACTCGTTCTGCTGGATGAACCTACAGCAGGAGTCGACCCCGCAGCGCGGAGGTCGTTGTGGGGTGTGCTTCAGAGCTGCCAAGCATCGGGGCAGGCCTTTATTCTGACTTCGCACAG CATGGAAGAGTGCGAGGCACTCTGCAACCGATTACTGATAATGGTACGAGGCGAAGTCGTCTGCGTGGGAGCCAGCCAACAACTGAAGGGACTCTTCGGTGCTGGCTTCGATATCACCATCTTGATAAGTCCCGAGAGATCCGAAGAGGACAGCGCGGCCATCAAGTCGAAGATCGAGGCCGCGTTCGCCTGCGAATTACGAGATGAGCACGCG GGATATCTCTTCTACCACGTGACCGATCCACAGGTCACTTGGACCAAGATGTTCGGTACAATGAACTCGTTGAAAGCTCAGCACAGTTGCGTCCAAGATTTCAGCGTTTCCTCATCGACGTTGgaacaattattcattcaactaGCCAGATACGCTCCAGCAGTGATGACATACTCTGCACCTGCAGCACCAGCAGGCTCAAATCTAGTATCTCATGTTTAA